One Micromonospora sp. FIMYZ51 genomic window carries:
- a CDS encoding GTP-binding protein translates to MTTETFAPAGAEPAARPMDLLRFATAGSVDDGKSTLIGRLLYDTKSLFTDQLAAVEAVSAARGDEYTNLALLTDGLRAEREQGITIDVAYRYFATPRRKFIIADTPGHIQYTRNMVTGASTADLALILVDARKGLVEQSRRHAFLCSLLRVPHLVLCVNKMDLVDFSQEVFERIADEFTAFAAKLDVPDLTVVPISALRGDNIVTRSPNMPWYEGPALLHHLERVHIASDRNLVDVRFPVQYVIRPQSTTVTDYRGYAGQVASGVLKPGDEVMVLPSGFTSRIKAVETADGPVAEAFPPMSVTVRLTDEIDISRGDMICRPNNAPTVAQDVEAMVCWMDETRPLQVGGKYAIKHTTRVARAIVRSLHYRLDINSLHRDDSATELRLNEIGRVRLRTTVPLLADEYRRNRTTGGFVIIDEATNRTVAAGMIVEAA, encoded by the coding sequence ATGACGACCGAGACGTTTGCGCCGGCCGGTGCCGAGCCGGCCGCTCGGCCGATGGACCTGCTGCGCTTCGCGACCGCGGGCAGCGTGGACGACGGCAAGTCGACCCTGATCGGTCGGCTGCTGTACGACACGAAGTCGCTCTTCACCGACCAGTTGGCCGCCGTGGAGGCGGTCAGCGCGGCCCGGGGCGACGAGTACACCAACCTGGCGCTGCTCACCGACGGCCTGCGGGCGGAGCGGGAGCAGGGCATCACCATCGACGTGGCCTACCGCTACTTCGCCACGCCCCGGCGCAAGTTCATCATCGCCGACACCCCCGGGCACATCCAGTACACCCGGAACATGGTCACCGGTGCCTCCACCGCCGACCTGGCGCTGATCCTGGTGGACGCGCGCAAGGGCCTGGTCGAGCAGTCCCGCCGGCACGCCTTCCTCTGCTCCCTGTTGCGGGTGCCGCACCTGGTGCTCTGCGTCAACAAGATGGATCTCGTCGACTTCTCGCAGGAGGTCTTCGAGCGGATCGCCGACGAGTTCACCGCGTTCGCCGCGAAGCTGGACGTGCCGGACCTGACCGTGGTGCCGATCTCCGCGTTGCGGGGGGACAACATCGTCACCCGTTCGCCGAACATGCCCTGGTACGAAGGGCCGGCGCTGCTGCATCACCTGGAGCGCGTACACATCGCGAGCGACCGCAACCTGGTCGACGTCCGCTTCCCGGTGCAGTACGTGATCCGCCCGCAGTCGACCACGGTCACCGACTACCGGGGTTACGCCGGCCAGGTGGCCTCCGGGGTACTCAAGCCGGGCGACGAGGTGATGGTGCTGCCGTCGGGCTTCACCAGCCGGATCAAGGCGGTGGAGACCGCCGACGGGCCGGTCGCGGAGGCGTTCCCGCCGATGTCGGTCACGGTACGCCTGACCGACGAGATCGACATCTCCCGGGGCGACATGATCTGCCGGCCGAACAACGCGCCGACGGTCGCCCAGGACGTCGAGGCGATGGTCTGCTGGATGGACGAGACCCGCCCGTTGCAGGTCGGCGGCAAGTACGCGATCAAGCACACCACCCGGGTGGCCCGGGCGATCGTCCGCAGCCTGCACTACCGCCTCGACATCAACTCGCTGCACCGCGACGACTCCGCGACCGAGTTGCGGCTCAACGAGATCGGCCGGGTCCGGCTCCGCACCACCGTCCCGCTGCTGGCCGACGAGTACCGCCGTAACCGCACCACCGGCGGCTTCGTCATCATCGACGAGGCCACCAACCGCACCGTAGCCGCCGGAATGATCGTCGAAGCCGCCTGA
- the galE gene encoding UDP-glucose 4-epimerase GalE, producing the protein MKLLVTGGAGFIGSVVTRMLLDAGHEVVVLDDLRTGHREALAPDATHVAVGLHDAARVLTPRSGFDGVLHFAALIAAGESMVAPERYWHNNTVGSLALLDAVRAAGVPRLVFSSTAAVYGNPSELPIPETAHKAPTSTYGATKLAVDLALTSEAIGHGLAAVSLRYFNVAGAYLDGDTALGERHDPETHLVPIALEVAAGQREKLQLFGDDYPTADGTCVRDYIHVADLARAHLLALDAATAGQHRVYNLGNGNGFTNRQVIEVVREVTGHPVPVEVAPRREGDPAVLVASATLARTELGWEPGKPTLHDMVTDAWAFYRTHRLGQP; encoded by the coding sequence GTGAAACTGCTCGTCACCGGCGGCGCGGGCTTCATCGGCAGCGTGGTGACCCGGATGCTTCTCGATGCCGGCCACGAGGTGGTCGTCCTGGACGACCTGCGTACCGGCCACCGGGAGGCGCTCGCCCCCGACGCCACCCACGTGGCGGTCGGCCTGCACGACGCGGCCCGGGTCCTCACCCCGCGCTCCGGCTTCGACGGCGTGCTGCACTTCGCCGCGCTGATCGCCGCCGGGGAGTCCATGGTCGCCCCCGAGCGGTACTGGCACAACAACACCGTCGGCTCGTTGGCGCTGCTCGACGCGGTCCGCGCCGCCGGCGTGCCCCGGCTGGTCTTCTCCTCCACCGCCGCCGTCTACGGCAACCCCAGCGAGCTGCCCATCCCGGAGACCGCACACAAGGCTCCGACCAGCACCTACGGCGCGACCAAACTCGCCGTCGACCTGGCGCTCACCTCCGAGGCGATCGGTCACGGCCTGGCCGCAGTCTCGCTGCGCTACTTCAACGTCGCCGGGGCGTACCTGGACGGCGACACCGCCCTCGGCGAACGGCACGACCCGGAGACCCACCTCGTCCCGATCGCCCTGGAGGTGGCCGCCGGCCAGCGGGAGAAGCTGCAACTCTTCGGCGACGACTACCCCACCGCCGACGGCACTTGCGTGCGCGACTACATCCACGTCGCCGACCTGGCCCGGGCCCACCTGCTCGCCCTCGACGCAGCCACCGCCGGTCAGCACCGCGTCTACAACCTCGGCAACGGCAACGGCTTCACCAACCGGCAGGTGATCGAGGTGGTCCGCGAGGTCACCGGTCACCCGGTGCCGGTCGAGGTGGCACCCCGCCGGGAGGGCGACCCGGCCGTGCTCGTCGCCTCCGCCACGCTGGCCCGCACCGAGTTGGGCTGGGAACCGGGCAAGCCGACCCTGCACGACATGGTCACCGACGCCTGGGCCTTCTACCGCACCCACCGGCTGGGTCAGCCGTGA
- a CDS encoding hemolysin family protein, with the protein MRAARRRGSRRRESDRPRREPGPLARAVAGVVVRAADGALRLVTDLLGTGTAAGRERISEAELRDLVAANTVLDPVGRRIIDEVLVAGARLIREVMMPRTEVVFLSATLTLAEAEPLVREGTHTRYPVTDGTHDDVVGVVHLRDVLLRPERDPGTRVGQLAREVKRLPASKRVLAALTEMRREGHHLAVVVDEYGGTAGIVTCEDLIEELVGEIHDEYAEVPEPALTGLPAVVDGRLNLADFAERTGVPLPDGPYETVGGFVMAGLGRLPAPGDEVAVPGEPAGRSGGVLLRVLTLEGRRVARLAVTAARLPEQRRDVASGADRARPAGPS; encoded by the coding sequence ATGCGGGCAGCGCGTCGGCGCGGATCCCGGCGGCGGGAGTCGGACCGACCCCGCCGCGAACCTGGGCCGCTGGCCCGCGCCGTGGCCGGGGTGGTGGTCCGGGCGGCTGACGGCGCGTTGCGGCTGGTCACCGACCTGCTTGGCACCGGGACGGCGGCTGGCCGGGAGCGGATCAGCGAGGCGGAACTGCGGGATCTGGTCGCCGCGAACACGGTGCTCGACCCGGTGGGCCGCCGCATCATCGACGAGGTGCTGGTGGCCGGGGCGCGGTTGATCCGTGAGGTGATGATGCCCCGCACCGAGGTGGTCTTCCTCTCCGCGACGCTGACCCTCGCCGAGGCCGAACCGCTGGTCCGGGAGGGGACGCACACCCGGTACCCGGTGACCGACGGCACCCACGACGACGTGGTCGGCGTCGTGCACCTGCGGGACGTGCTGCTGCGGCCGGAGCGCGATCCGGGCACCCGGGTCGGCCAGCTGGCCCGCGAGGTGAAACGGCTGCCGGCCAGCAAGCGGGTGCTCGCCGCGCTCACCGAGATGCGCCGGGAGGGGCACCACCTGGCCGTGGTGGTCGACGAGTACGGCGGCACCGCCGGCATCGTCACCTGCGAGGACCTGATCGAGGAGCTGGTCGGGGAGATCCACGACGAGTACGCCGAGGTACCGGAGCCCGCGCTCACCGGTCTCCCGGCGGTGGTGGACGGCCGGCTCAACCTCGCCGATTTCGCCGAGCGCACCGGTGTGCCACTGCCCGACGGGCCGTACGAGACGGTGGGTGGTTTCGTGATGGCCGGGCTGGGTCGGTTGCCTGCGCCGGGCGACGAGGTCGCGGTGCCCGGCGAGCCCGCCGGACGCTCGGGCGGGGTGCTGCTGCGGGTGCTGACCCTGGAGGGACGGCGGGTGGCCCGGCTCGCGGTCACCGCCGCTCGCCTGCCCGAACAGCGGCGGGACGTGGCCAGCGGCGCCGACCGGGCCCGACCCGCCGGCCCGTCATGA
- the trpS gene encoding tryptophan--tRNA ligase: MSDVPARPRVFSGIQPTADSFHLGNYLGAVRHWVALQDSHDAFYCVVDLHAITAGHDPKVLHQRSRVAAAQLLAVGVDPDRCTLFVQSQVPEHTQLAWVLGCITGFGEASRMTQFKDKSQKQGNERASVGLFTYPILQAADILLYQANAVPVGEDQRQHLELSRDLAQRFNTNFGPTFTVPAPHIVKETAKITDLQDPTAKMSKSSSSPAGIVDLLEDPARSAKKIRSAVTDTGREIVFDEQTKPGISNLLTIYSALSGRGIDDLVAAYDGKGYGDLKKDLAEVVREFVTPIQERTRAYLDDPAQLDKLLAAGAEKARRVAVPTLLKTYERVGFFPPVRGE, encoded by the coding sequence ATGTCCGACGTTCCCGCCCGCCCGCGCGTCTTCTCCGGCATCCAGCCGACGGCCGACTCGTTCCACCTCGGCAACTATCTCGGCGCGGTGCGGCACTGGGTGGCGTTGCAGGATTCGCACGACGCCTTCTACTGCGTGGTCGATCTGCACGCCATCACCGCCGGGCACGACCCGAAGGTGCTGCACCAGCGGTCCCGGGTGGCCGCCGCGCAGCTGCTGGCCGTCGGGGTGGACCCGGACCGCTGCACGCTTTTCGTGCAGTCGCAGGTGCCCGAGCACACCCAGCTGGCCTGGGTGCTGGGCTGCATCACCGGGTTCGGTGAGGCCAGCCGGATGACCCAGTTCAAGGACAAGTCGCAGAAGCAGGGCAACGAGCGGGCCAGCGTGGGCCTGTTCACGTACCCGATCCTCCAGGCCGCCGACATCCTGCTCTACCAGGCCAACGCGGTGCCGGTCGGCGAGGACCAGCGCCAGCACCTGGAGCTCTCCCGCGACCTGGCGCAGCGGTTCAACACGAACTTCGGGCCGACCTTCACGGTCCCCGCGCCGCACATCGTCAAGGAGACCGCGAAGATCACCGACCTCCAGGACCCGACGGCGAAGATGTCGAAGTCCTCCTCGTCGCCGGCCGGCATCGTGGACCTGCTTGAGGATCCGGCCCGCTCGGCCAAGAAGATCCGCTCGGCGGTGACCGACACCGGCCGAGAGATCGTCTTCGACGAGCAGACCAAGCCCGGCATCTCCAACCTGCTCACCATCTACTCGGCGTTGAGCGGGCGCGGCATCGACGATCTGGTCGCCGCGTACGACGGCAAGGGCTACGGCGACCTGAAGAAGGATCTCGCCGAGGTGGTCCGGGAGTTCGTGACGCCGATCCAGGAACGCACCCGCGCCTATCTCGACGACCCCGCCCAGCTGGACAAGCTGCTCGCCGCCGGTGCCGAGAAGGCCCGCCGGGTGGCGGTGCCGACGCTGCTCAAGACGTACGAGCGGGTGGGTTTCTTCCCGCCGGTGCGCGGCGAGTAG
- a CDS encoding 2'-5' RNA ligase family protein — protein MGQGNGVPAESGDTVQIGIAVDIPEPWGSLLTRRRLAAGDPNTVPAHVTLLGPTEIPVAVLPAVERHLARVAAAHLPFTLHLRGTGTFRPVTQVVFVAVAAGISECELLAAAINAAPQLRRELRFPYHPHVTVAQDVAPEALDKAYEDLADFSAMFEVECFTLFSHSGQTRWQPRRDFRLGG, from the coding sequence GTGGGTCAGGGGAACGGGGTACCGGCGGAGTCCGGCGACACCGTCCAGATCGGCATCGCGGTCGACATCCCCGAGCCGTGGGGCAGCCTGCTGACCCGACGGCGGCTGGCGGCCGGCGACCCGAACACGGTGCCGGCCCACGTCACGCTGCTCGGGCCGACCGAGATCCCGGTGGCCGTGCTGCCTGCGGTGGAGCGGCACCTCGCCCGGGTCGCCGCCGCCCACCTGCCGTTCACCCTGCACCTGCGGGGCACCGGCACCTTCCGGCCGGTGACCCAGGTGGTGTTCGTCGCGGTGGCCGCCGGGATCAGCGAGTGCGAACTGCTGGCCGCCGCGATCAACGCCGCGCCCCAGCTCCGTCGGGAGCTGCGCTTTCCCTACCATCCACACGTGACGGTGGCGCAGGACGTCGCGCCGGAGGCGCTGGACAAGGCGTACGAGGATCTGGCCGACTTCTCCGCGATGTTCGAGGTGGAGTGCTTCACCCTCTTCTCGCACAGCGGGCAGACGCGGTGGCAGCCGCGCCGGGACTTCCGGCTGGGCGGCTGA
- a CDS encoding YhjD/YihY/BrkB family envelope integrity protein: MNVLGRTEAAIDRGLSAARRRSPAFGHLWRAGVLYTDLQGGRLAAAIAYYGFFAVFALALVGYAIFGALLDENDEARAAAEDFLQENLPFLDPGQVAESSGTVGVVGLLILILTGIGWVEAIRSSQRLIHGLDQHPGNLVVRRLVDLGVLLVVFVLLGASVAAVDALESLLRFLLRSTGSVALTTVSAVLSVLVNSVLATLLLVAVPRLRMSRARLRPVVLFVAVGITLLNTVGRFWVGRIEHNPAYTVVATAVGLLVYLYLLNQLVLFGAALLATSRRGRVVDLAGPRGPADLDEGTDPGTPGGAG, from the coding sequence GTGAACGTTCTGGGCCGGACCGAGGCCGCCATCGATCGCGGGTTGAGCGCTGCCCGCCGCCGGTCCCCGGCCTTCGGTCACCTGTGGCGGGCCGGGGTGCTCTACACCGATCTACAGGGCGGCCGGTTGGCCGCCGCGATCGCCTATTACGGATTCTTCGCCGTCTTCGCCCTGGCGCTGGTCGGGTACGCGATCTTCGGTGCGCTCCTGGACGAGAACGACGAGGCCCGGGCGGCGGCGGAGGACTTCCTCCAGGAGAACCTGCCCTTCCTCGACCCGGGTCAGGTCGCCGAGAGCAGCGGCACCGTCGGCGTCGTCGGCCTGCTCATCCTGATCCTGACCGGGATCGGCTGGGTGGAGGCCATCCGCTCCTCGCAGCGGCTGATCCACGGCCTCGACCAGCATCCCGGCAACCTGGTCGTACGCCGGCTGGTCGACCTCGGCGTGCTGCTGGTGGTCTTCGTGCTGCTCGGAGCCTCGGTGGCGGCGGTGGACGCGCTGGAGTCACTGCTGCGGTTCCTGCTGCGCAGCACCGGCTCGGTCGCGCTCACCACCGTCAGCGCCGTGCTCAGCGTCCTGGTCAACTCGGTGCTGGCCACCCTGCTCCTGGTCGCGGTGCCCCGGCTGCGGATGAGCCGGGCCCGGCTGCGGCCGGTGGTGCTGTTCGTCGCGGTCGGCATCACCCTGCTCAACACCGTCGGCCGGTTCTGGGTGGGACGGATCGAGCACAACCCGGCGTACACGGTGGTGGCCACCGCCGTGGGCCTCTTGGTCTACCTCTACCTGCTCAACCAGTTGGTGCTCTTCGGCGCGGCGCTGCTGGCAACCAGCCGGCGCGGTCGGGTGGTGGACCTGGCGGGCCCGCGCGGGCCGGCCGACCTCGACGAGGGCACCGATCCGGGCACCCCGGGCGGCGCCGGCTGA
- a CDS encoding glycoside hydrolase family 13 protein, translating into MTVSTPSPLTSDADWWRSAVVYQVYVRSFADSNGDGIGDLNGIRERLPYLRDLGVDALWLTPFYTSPMVDGGYDVADYRDVDPMFGTLGDFEAMITDAHALGLRIIVDIVPNHTSDQHPWFQAALAAAPGSAERARYLFADGTGEHGEQPPNDWESIFGGPAWTRLADGQWYLHLFDPAQPDLNWRHPEVRAEFEDVLRFWLDRGVDGFRIDVAHGMIKAEGLPDVGFSSMTTGRRQSELLGKGRLPYFDQDEVHDIYRAWRPILDSYPGGRMAVAEAWAETPQRLARYIGPDELHQAFSFDFLDATWSADSFRKVIDTALAEATIVGAPTTWVLSNHDRQRHVTRYGDGEVGLRRARAAALLMLALPGCAYLYQGEELGLPEVLDLPDELRQDPAFLRTGESRDGCRVPIPWSGELAPYGFGPAGSTLSWLPAPATWRALSVAAQTGAPDSTLELYRTALRIRGTHPALAGLGDITWLETAPGVLAFRRTADDTELTCVVNLGDTPVLIEGYGDPIATSTPLTEQPTAHHLLPVDAAAWFHRPI; encoded by the coding sequence ATGACCGTCAGCACCCCTTCGCCGCTGACCTCCGACGCCGACTGGTGGCGGTCCGCCGTCGTCTACCAGGTCTACGTCCGCAGCTTCGCCGACTCCAACGGCGACGGCATCGGTGACCTGAACGGCATCCGCGAGCGCCTGCCCTACCTGCGTGACCTCGGCGTGGACGCGCTCTGGCTGACCCCGTTCTACACCTCGCCGATGGTCGACGGCGGCTACGACGTCGCCGACTACCGCGACGTCGACCCGATGTTCGGCACCCTCGGCGACTTCGAAGCGATGATCACCGACGCCCACGCGCTCGGCCTGCGGATCATCGTGGACATCGTGCCCAACCACACCTCCGACCAGCACCCCTGGTTCCAGGCCGCCCTGGCCGCCGCGCCCGGTTCGGCCGAGCGGGCGCGCTACCTCTTCGCCGACGGCACGGGCGAGCACGGCGAGCAGCCGCCCAACGACTGGGAGAGCATCTTCGGCGGCCCGGCCTGGACGCGGTTGGCTGACGGCCAGTGGTACCTGCACCTGTTCGACCCCGCCCAGCCCGACCTGAACTGGCGGCACCCCGAGGTACGCGCCGAGTTCGAGGACGTCCTGCGGTTCTGGCTCGACCGCGGCGTCGACGGCTTCCGGATCGACGTGGCGCACGGCATGATCAAGGCCGAAGGGCTGCCGGACGTCGGCTTCAGCTCGATGACCACCGGGCGACGCCAGTCGGAACTGCTCGGCAAGGGCCGGCTGCCCTACTTCGACCAGGACGAGGTGCACGACATCTACCGCGCCTGGCGGCCCATCCTGGACAGCTACCCCGGCGGCCGGATGGCAGTGGCCGAGGCCTGGGCCGAGACCCCGCAGCGGCTGGCCCGCTACATCGGCCCGGACGAGCTGCACCAGGCGTTCAGCTTCGACTTCCTCGACGCCACCTGGTCGGCCGACTCCTTCCGCAAGGTGATCGACACCGCGCTGGCCGAAGCGACAATCGTCGGCGCCCCGACCACCTGGGTGCTCTCCAACCACGACCGGCAGCGGCACGTCACCCGCTACGGCGACGGGGAGGTCGGGCTGCGCCGGGCCCGCGCCGCCGCGCTGCTGATGCTCGCCCTGCCCGGCTGCGCCTACCTCTACCAGGGTGAGGAGTTGGGCCTGCCCGAGGTGCTCGACCTGCCGGACGAGCTGCGGCAGGACCCGGCCTTCCTGCGTACCGGCGAGAGCCGCGACGGCTGCCGGGTGCCCATCCCGTGGAGCGGCGAACTGGCTCCGTACGGCTTCGGGCCGGCCGGCAGCACGCTGAGCTGGCTGCCGGCCCCGGCGACCTGGCGGGCCCTCTCGGTGGCCGCCCAGACCGGCGCGCCCGACTCGACGCTGGAGCTGTACCGGACGGCGCTGCGGATCCGTGGCACGCACCCCGCGCTGGCCGGCCTCGGCGACATCACCTGGCTGGAGACCGCCCCGGGCGTGCTCGCCTTCCGCCGCACCGCCGACGACACCGAGCTGACCTGCGTGGTCAACCTCGGCGACACCCCGGTCCTGATCGAGGGATACGGCGACCCCATCGCCACCAGCACCCCCCTCACCGAACAGCCCACCGCCCACCACCTCCTCCCGGTCGACGCCGCCGCCTGGTTCCACCGCCCCATCTAG
- a CDS encoding LacI family DNA-binding transcriptional regulator, protein MRARLSDIAQQADVSEATVSRVLNDRPGVAPETRQAVLTALDVLGYERPARLRKRSAGLVGLVVPELDNPIFPAFAQIIESALAPTGYTPVLCTQTPGGVREDEYVEMLLDRQVSGIVFVSGLHADTAADHDRYRTLIARPLPIVMINGYAPGIPAPFVSCDDREAAELAVAHLVALGHRRIGLITGPDRFVPVQRKVNGYKAAMERLAGVSDEELTELTELSLFGVEGGEAAAGRLIERGATGIVCGSDLMALGAIRAARQRGLSVPEDLSVVGYDDSPLMAFTDPPLTTMRQPVAAMAVAAVRALVDEINGHGAPHSEYLFRPELVVRGSTAISRTPPPPLNPRDHALSVAP, encoded by the coding sequence ATGCGCGCTCGCCTGTCCGACATCGCCCAGCAGGCCGACGTCAGTGAAGCCACCGTGTCCCGGGTGCTCAACGACCGTCCCGGCGTGGCACCCGAGACCCGGCAGGCCGTCCTGACCGCCCTAGACGTGCTCGGTTACGAGCGCCCCGCCCGGCTGCGTAAGCGCAGTGCCGGGCTGGTGGGTCTGGTGGTGCCGGAGCTGGACAACCCGATCTTTCCCGCCTTCGCCCAGATCATCGAGTCGGCCCTGGCACCCACCGGCTACACCCCGGTGCTCTGCACCCAGACTCCCGGTGGCGTACGCGAGGACGAGTACGTCGAGATGCTGCTCGACCGTCAGGTCTCCGGCATCGTCTTCGTCTCCGGCCTGCACGCCGACACCGCCGCCGACCACGACCGGTACCGGACGCTGATCGCCCGCCCGCTGCCGATCGTCATGATCAACGGGTACGCGCCCGGCATCCCGGCGCCCTTCGTCTCGTGCGACGACCGGGAGGCGGCCGAGTTGGCCGTGGCCCACCTGGTGGCCCTGGGCCACCGGCGGATCGGCCTGATCACCGGACCGGACCGGTTCGTGCCGGTGCAGCGCAAGGTCAACGGCTACAAGGCGGCGATGGAGCGCCTCGCCGGGGTGAGCGACGAGGAGCTGACCGAGTTGACCGAGCTCTCCCTGTTCGGGGTGGAGGGCGGCGAGGCGGCGGCCGGCCGGCTGATCGAGCGCGGCGCGACCGGCATCGTCTGCGGCTCCGACCTGATGGCGCTCGGCGCGATCCGGGCCGCCCGGCAGCGCGGTCTCTCCGTCCCCGAGGACCTCTCGGTGGTCGGCTACGACGACTCGCCACTGATGGCCTTCACCGATCCGCCGCTGACCACCATGCGCCAGCCGGTGGCCGCGATGGCGGTGGCCGCGGTCCGGGCCCTGGTCGACGAGATCAACGGTCACGGCGCACCGCACTCGGAGTACCTGTTCCGGCCGGAGCTGGTGGTCCGCGGCTCGACCGCCATCTCCCGCACCCCTCCGCCACCGCTGAACCCCCGCGATCATGCACTTTCCGTCGCGCCGTAA
- a CDS encoding extracellular solute-binding protein has product MSRTARGIAVLASATLALSVAACGGEDQAAEEQPKVDPASLTAELTWWDTSDPQNEGPAFKELIAKFNQTYPNVKINYQSVPFGEAQNKFKTAAQAKTGAPDILRAEVAWVPEFASLGYLYALDGSELLSDADDYLETPLASNKYDGKTYGVPQVTDSLALMYNKELLTKAGISEPPKTWAELKTVAQTVKEKTDAEGVYLNPAGYFMLPFMYGEGGDLVDTEGKKIVINSAENAAGLQIAKDLIDSGAAAKPSANDAYGTMMTLFKEQKVAMIINGPWEVNNVKSAPAFGGLENLGIAPVPAGSAKAGGPVGGHNYVIWSGMPQEKVDAAVAFVKFMSSAESQAFLSDKLGLLPTRTSAYQVDSVKNNAVVAAFQAVNEAAVGRPWIPEAGQFFGPLDQMATEVLIQNKDPKAALDAVAKKYKAEVVPGYGL; this is encoded by the coding sequence ATGAGTCGCACAGCCAGGGGGATCGCCGTACTCGCCTCCGCCACCCTCGCCCTCTCCGTCGCTGCGTGCGGCGGCGAGGACCAGGCGGCCGAGGAGCAGCCCAAGGTCGACCCCGCCTCTCTCACCGCAGAACTGACCTGGTGGGACACTTCTGACCCGCAGAACGAGGGTCCGGCGTTCAAGGAACTGATCGCCAAGTTCAACCAGACCTACCCGAACGTGAAGATCAACTATCAGTCGGTCCCGTTCGGTGAGGCGCAGAACAAGTTCAAGACCGCCGCACAGGCCAAGACCGGCGCTCCGGACATCCTGCGGGCCGAGGTGGCCTGGGTGCCCGAGTTCGCCTCGCTGGGTTACCTCTACGCGCTGGACGGCTCCGAGTTGCTCAGCGACGCCGACGACTACCTGGAGACCCCGCTCGCCTCCAACAAGTACGACGGCAAGACCTACGGCGTCCCACAGGTCACCGACAGCCTCGCGCTGATGTACAACAAGGAACTGCTGACCAAGGCCGGCATCAGCGAGCCGCCGAAGACCTGGGCCGAGCTGAAGACCGTGGCGCAGACCGTCAAGGAGAAGACCGACGCCGAGGGGGTCTACCTCAACCCGGCCGGCTACTTCATGCTGCCCTTCATGTACGGCGAGGGTGGTGACCTGGTCGACACCGAGGGCAAGAAGATCGTCATCAACTCGGCAGAGAACGCGGCCGGGTTGCAGATCGCCAAGGATCTGATCGACAGCGGTGCGGCTGCCAAGCCCTCCGCCAACGACGCCTACGGCACCATGATGACCCTGTTCAAGGAGCAGAAGGTCGCCATGATCATCAACGGGCCGTGGGAGGTCAACAACGTCAAGTCGGCGCCGGCCTTCGGCGGCCTGGAGAACCTGGGCATCGCCCCGGTGCCGGCCGGCTCGGCCAAGGCCGGTGGCCCGGTCGGCGGGCACAACTACGTGATCTGGTCCGGCATGCCGCAGGAGAAGGTCGACGCCGCCGTCGCGTTCGTCAAGTTCATGAGCAGCGCCGAGTCGCAGGCGTTCCTCTCGGACAAGCTCGGCCTGCTGCCCACCCGTACCTCCGCGTACCAGGTCGACTCGGTCAAGAACAACGCAGTGGTCGCCGCGTTCCAGGCGGTGAACGAGGCCGCCGTGGGTCGTCCGTGGATCCCCGAGGCCGGTCAGTTCTTCGGCCCGCTCGACCAGATGGCCACCGAGGTCCTGATCCAGAACAAGGACCCGAAGGCCGCGCTGGACGCCGTCGCCAAGAAGTACAAGGCCGAGGTCGTCCCCGGCTACGGGCTCTGA